One Flavobacterium sp. 90 DNA segment encodes these proteins:
- the mug gene encoding G/U mismatch-specific DNA glycosylase, producing MLTDIIAKDLKVLFCGINPGLKSASDGHHFSGRSNRFWKVLHQAGFTPQQIEPENDFIILELGYGLTTAVARPTTRADELSKEEFSDSIQIFKSKINQFQPQYIAFLGKAAYKAFSGKKQILWGLQEEEFCGSKVWVLPNPSGLNRGFMLDDLVSHYTELYLVIANQV from the coding sequence ATGCTAACCGATATTATTGCCAAAGATCTTAAAGTACTTTTTTGCGGAATTAATCCCGGTTTAAAATCGGCTTCAGACGGTCATCATTTTTCAGGAAGAAGCAATCGTTTCTGGAAAGTTTTACATCAGGCCGGTTTTACGCCACAACAAATCGAACCCGAAAATGACTTCATAATTCTTGAATTAGGATACGGATTAACAACTGCAGTCGCAAGACCTACAACGCGTGCTGACGAACTTTCGAAAGAAGAATTTAGCGATTCTATCCAAATTTTTAAAAGCAAAATAAACCAATTTCAACCTCAATATATTGCTTTTCTTGGTAAAGCAGCTTACAAAGCTTTTTCGGGCAAAAAGCAAATTTTATGGGGTTTACAAGAAGAGGAATTCTGTGGTTCCAAAGTTTGGGTTTTACCAAATCCAAGTGGTTTGAATCGAGGTTTTATGTTAGATGATCTTGTTAGTCATTATACCGAATTATATTTGGTTATTGCAAATCAAGTCTAG
- a CDS encoding GNAT family N-acetyltransferase: MDINNKNILIRPAANTDLPQLNEFLQFLVEAERPFDPTLKEGKIFYYNIQDFISDEQTELLVIEEDNEIIGCGYAQIRSAKPYKNYELFGYLGFMYVKPEFRGRGINNLLMNDLKKWILSKGISEIRLEVYSYNEAAIRAYEKAGFKKIMTEMRYEIN, translated from the coding sequence ATGGATATAAATAATAAAAACATACTTATAAGACCGGCTGCAAACACAGATTTACCGCAGCTTAATGAGTTTCTGCAATTTCTCGTTGAAGCAGAACGTCCTTTTGATCCAACCTTAAAAGAGGGAAAAATTTTCTATTATAATATTCAGGATTTTATCTCAGACGAACAAACAGAACTTTTGGTAATCGAAGAAGATAATGAAATTATTGGATGCGGATATGCGCAAATTCGATCTGCAAAACCTTATAAAAATTATGAGCTTTTTGGATATCTTGGCTTTATGTATGTAAAACCCGAATTTAGAGGAAGAGGCATCAATAATTTATTAATGAACGATCTTAAGAAATGGATTTTATCAAAAGGAATCTCTGAAATCCGACTTGAAGTTTATTCCTATAATGAAGCCGCCATTCGTGCTTATGAAAAAGCAGGCTTCAAAAAAATAATGACCGAAATGCGTTACGAGATTAACTAA
- a CDS encoding DUF6193 family natural product biosynthesis protein translates to MEIEKNEGIAEILNREFAKINSTLKVLISENPSKVSQNSAIVENGNRFSQINIIEEEKIYRSDFWRDGVYLASGKAPNITEFVKALDYWLCQDVTTKMFSEKFKFINTSERSFAFDEGREIEYQWEDLLQDNNDWNLREFVSLAINDEILSNLFPFTSHGTLCFSKCTGYPYDYEGLPHVTPKEFEKKSGITNEKQFIVTINNMEYLGEGNAVTALKIVKANLPKGLERARKGVAKD, encoded by the coding sequence ATGGAGATTGAAAAAAACGAAGGAATTGCAGAAATTTTAAATAGAGAATTTGCTAAAATTAATTCAACTTTAAAAGTTTTAATTTCAGAAAACCCAAGTAAAGTATCTCAGAATTCAGCAATAGTTGAAAACGGAAATAGATTTTCGCAAATAAATATTATTGAAGAGGAAAAAATTTATAGATCTGATTTTTGGAGAGATGGCGTCTATTTAGCATCCGGAAAAGCACCAAATATTACAGAATTTGTAAAAGCCCTAGATTATTGGTTGTGTCAGGATGTAACCACTAAAATGTTTTCTGAAAAATTTAAATTTATTAACACTAGTGAAAGATCTTTTGCTTTTGACGAGGGAAGAGAAATTGAATATCAATGGGAAGATTTATTACAAGATAATAATGATTGGAATCTTAGAGAATTTGTTAGCTTAGCAATTAATGATGAAATTTTAAGTAATCTTTTTCCATTTACAAGTCATGGTACTTTATGTTTTAGCAAATGTACGGGCTATCCTTATGATTATGAAGGCTTACCACATGTAACACCCAAAGAATTTGAAAAGAAATCAGGAATTACAAATGAAAAACAATTTATAGTGACAATAAATAATATGGAATATCTTGGTGAAGGGAATGCTGTTACTGCTCTAAAAATTGTTAAAGCTAATTTACCAAAAGGCTTGGAACGCGCCAGAAAAGGAGTCGCAAAAGATTAA
- a CDS encoding glycoside hydrolase family 130 protein has protein sequence MRVPVIRKNILFCPDSKRVVARYFMNGDERTQQMVLRIMMLDEKQVLETLEQTLREFARRHRNISAIFFKHCERIRPLIEALQIDYEAMSLDRKMLIGSYCTMEYAIESAAIFNPSIVEDFDQSGLEEGEKRVIISFRATGEGHISSIVFRRGILDKNNNLQVMKIGHNIDKAEINHKSTFNKERFLLKLSEMHTQDKYITQIMQELPNDFEYAVLKNLVTVALSDPSIREERRTALTEIMWLAKSFYDLEFKHDSDITERVIFPISESESRGIEDARFVRFTDDDNSTRVMATYTAYNGHAILPKLISTEDFYTFRVMPLHGVGAQNKNLALFPKKIKGKFAMLARIDGVNNYIMYSDRVTQWNTPVLLQEPRYTWEFTQIGNCGSPLWTEEGWLVITHGVGTMRRYCIGASLFDLEDPTKEIGRLKEPLLSPLEDEREGYVPNVVYSCGAIIHNNSLILPYAVSDYSSTYAIVDMVELLDALRKSK, from the coding sequence ATGCGAGTACCAGTCATCCGAAAAAATATATTATTTTGTCCAGATTCTAAAAGAGTTGTTGCCCGATATTTTATGAATGGTGATGAACGAACCCAACAAATGGTCCTTCGTATAATGATGCTCGATGAAAAACAAGTTCTCGAAACCTTAGAACAAACACTTCGCGAGTTTGCGAGACGTCATCGAAATATTTCGGCTATATTTTTTAAACATTGCGAACGAATAAGACCTTTAATCGAGGCTTTACAGATTGATTATGAAGCCATGTCTCTGGACAGAAAAATGCTTATAGGTTCTTATTGCACAATGGAATATGCTATAGAATCTGCCGCAATTTTTAATCCGTCTATTGTCGAGGATTTTGATCAGTCAGGACTTGAAGAAGGCGAAAAACGTGTTATTATTTCTTTTAGAGCAACGGGTGAAGGTCATATCTCATCCATTGTTTTTAGACGAGGAATTCTCGACAAAAATAATAACCTGCAAGTCATGAAAATTGGTCATAACATTGACAAGGCCGAGATTAATCATAAATCGACTTTCAATAAAGAGCGATTCCTGTTGAAATTATCTGAAATGCACACACAGGACAAATACATCACGCAAATCATGCAGGAATTACCGAATGATTTTGAGTATGCTGTTCTGAAAAACCTGGTTACGGTTGCTTTAAGTGATCCTTCGATTCGTGAAGAAAGAAGAACTGCACTAACCGAAATAATGTGGCTCGCGAAATCATTCTACGATTTAGAATTCAAGCATGATTCTGATATTACGGAGCGTGTTATATTTCCAATCTCTGAATCTGAAAGCCGCGGTATCGAAGATGCACGTTTTGTCCGTTTTACAGATGATGACAATTCTACCCGAGTTATGGCAACTTACACCGCTTACAACGGTCACGCGATATTACCTAAACTTATTTCTACAGAAGATTTCTATACTTTTAGAGTAATGCCCTTGCATGGTGTTGGCGCTCAAAATAAAAACTTAGCATTATTTCCAAAAAAAATAAAAGGCAAATTTGCCATGCTCGCCAGAATTGATGGTGTTAATAATTACATCATGTATTCTGATCGAGTTACACAATGGAATACTCCTGTTTTGCTACAAGAACCACGTTATACTTGGGAATTTACACAAATTGGAAACTGTGGATCTCCACTTTGGACAGAGGAAGGCTGGCTTGTAATCACGCATGGCGTTGGAACAATGAGACGTTATTGCATTGGCGCTTCGTTATTTGATCTTGAAGATCCAACAAAAGAAATTGGAAGACTTAAAGAACCTCTACTTTCACCACTAGAAGACGAACGTGAAGGTTATGTACCAAATGTTGTCTATTCTTGTGGCGCAATTATTCATAACAATAGTCTAATTTTACCTTATGCCGTATCTGATTATTCTTCGACTTATGCTATTGTTGATATGGTCGAATTGTTGGATGCATTGAGAAAAAGTAAATAA
- a CDS encoding hydrogen peroxide-inducible genes activator — MTIQQLKYIVALDEERHFARAAEVCMVTQPGLTIQLKNLEEEIGIKIFDRNKVPLTPTLLGIEIINRAKKILREADEIRDFVVNEKNKLEGEVKIGIISTLSPYLIPLFIKAMKIATPKMQFIIKEANTGQLMNDVMTGALDVAIMATPTGNPHLIEHPVFKEPFVAYLNTVHPMAAESHYELQPSDRAELLLLQNEYCYNAQLLDICDIKNPGKIKEQFSYDISSIETLKNLVRAQLGFAIIPELSMINEVETGLFKHFKEPKPVREISLVVSDTFSKKLLLEKMNEAIWNCLPESLQQNFAYKKIKWNDSPYFIKATTR, encoded by the coding sequence ATGACCATTCAGCAATTAAAATATATAGTCGCATTAGACGAAGAGCGCCATTTTGCCAGAGCTGCAGAAGTTTGTATGGTAACACAACCCGGACTGACGATTCAGTTAAAAAATTTGGAAGAAGAAATTGGAATCAAAATTTTTGATCGGAATAAAGTGCCTTTAACACCTACTCTACTTGGAATTGAGATTATAAATCGCGCCAAAAAAATTCTTCGTGAAGCTGATGAAATTCGGGATTTTGTGGTTAATGAAAAAAATAAACTTGAAGGTGAAGTCAAAATCGGTATTATTTCGACATTATCACCCTATCTGATTCCGCTTTTTATTAAGGCAATGAAAATAGCAACTCCCAAAATGCAATTCATTATAAAAGAAGCTAATACAGGTCAGCTTATGAATGATGTTATGACCGGAGCGCTCGATGTAGCAATTATGGCAACTCCAACAGGAAATCCGCATTTAATAGAACATCCGGTTTTCAAAGAGCCTTTTGTTGCATATTTAAATACCGTTCATCCTATGGCAGCAGAATCTCATTATGAACTACAGCCGTCAGACAGAGCCGAATTACTTTTACTCCAAAATGAATATTGTTATAATGCACAACTATTGGACATTTGCGACATAAAAAATCCAGGCAAAATAAAAGAACAATTCAGTTATGATATCAGTTCGATTGAAACCTTAAAAAATCTGGTTCGAGCACAATTAGGATTTGCAATAATACCGGAACTTTCAATGATTAATGAAGTCGAAACAGGCCTTTTTAAACATTTTAAAGAACCAAAACCTGTTCGCGAAATCAGTCTTGTGGTTTCAGATACTTTTTCGAAAAAATTACTTCTCGAAAAAATGAATGAAGCAATTTGGAATTGCCTTCCGGAATCCTTACAGCAAAATTTTGCCTATAAAAAGATAAAATGGAACGATTCTCCTTATTTTATTAAAGCAACCACGAGATAA